From the genome of Lawsonella clevelandensis, one region includes:
- a CDS encoding DUF3027 domain-containing protein, protein MSDDIAKTPPSANPTPLGSSAAEALARQAVADLHSGGAGELLGAQTEDNGSTTYRFSSDLPGYRGWEWQVVLSGEDSHPTLDELALMPGNDALLAPAWVPWEDRLQPGDLSDGDILPVAEDDPRLVPGYVDSGDDELDDAAMPIGYGRERVLSPEGRDEAATRWAKGEYGPHSTRAKKAPARCETCGFYLPLAGALKASFGVCANRLSADGHVVHVRYGCGAHSSIQEDHSAARPADMYFDDAEFELVAKPVGATIPADKTSGNV, encoded by the coding sequence GTGAGTGACGACATCGCAAAGACACCTCCCTCTGCCAACCCCACGCCGTTGGGGAGTTCTGCTGCGGAGGCGCTGGCCAGGCAGGCTGTCGCTGACCTACACTCCGGCGGGGCTGGCGAGCTACTTGGGGCTCAAACGGAAGACAATGGTTCCACAACTTACCGCTTTTCCTCCGATCTACCCGGTTACCGCGGATGGGAATGGCAAGTGGTTCTCTCCGGCGAGGACAGCCATCCCACACTAGACGAACTGGCATTAATGCCGGGCAACGATGCGCTGCTTGCCCCAGCTTGGGTTCCGTGGGAAGACCGTTTGCAGCCGGGAGATCTCTCCGATGGTGATATTTTGCCGGTCGCGGAGGACGATCCCCGGCTCGTTCCCGGCTATGTGGACTCTGGAGACGATGAACTCGATGATGCAGCTATGCCAATTGGCTACGGACGCGAGCGAGTACTGAGCCCTGAAGGACGCGACGAAGCAGCTACTCGCTGGGCAAAGGGAGAGTACGGCCCCCACAGCACCCGGGCTAAGAAAGCCCCGGCCCGGTGTGAAACCTGTGGTTTCTACCTACCACTAGCAGGAGCACTGAAAGCAAGCTTCGGCGTGTGCGCTAATCGTCTCTCGGCCGATGGTCATGTGGTCCACGTCCGTTATGGGTGTGGTGCCCATTCCAGCATTCAAGAAGACCATTCTGCGGCCCGGCCAGCAGACATGTATTTCGATGATGCAGAATTTGAACTCGTCGCTAAACCTGTTGGGGCAACCATTCCAGCCGACAAGACGTCAGGAAATGTGTAA
- a CDS encoding cold-shock protein: MPHGKVKWYDPEKGFGFITQEEGEDVYVRASVLPEGVTELKPGQRVDMDIVAGRRGPQALRLEVLAPAPSVSANQRKQRRQSAHRHTPDELHGMIEDMITLMESAVQPELRKGRYPDRKTAQHISEIVRAVARELDH, encoded by the coding sequence ATGCCCCACGGCAAAGTGAAGTGGTACGACCCGGAGAAGGGGTTCGGCTTCATTACCCAAGAAGAGGGGGAAGACGTCTACGTTCGTGCTTCTGTTCTTCCTGAAGGCGTGACCGAGCTAAAACCAGGTCAGCGTGTCGATATGGATATTGTTGCCGGGCGCCGCGGTCCCCAAGCACTTCGTTTGGAAGTCCTTGCACCAGCCCCCTCCGTATCCGCTAACCAACGGAAGCAACGTCGACAGAGCGCACACCGGCACACCCCGGACGAACTACACGGCATGATCGAAGACATGATCACGCTCATGGAATCCGCCGTGCAGCCGGAGCTTCGGAAGGGACGCTACCCCGACCGTAAAACCGCACAGCACATCTCGGAAATTGTCCGCGCGGTAGCGCGCGAGCTCGACCATTAG
- a CDS encoding helicase-associated domain-containing protein, with the protein MRTHTSWDAWLGSLPTESLATLLHLRPDVAVPPPTSLVVLSTRLTQQRSYRRALSSLNRPQLAFLAAVAAGTLRANTDDHAELTPTLPGAADSLPGGTRDLVTSLQNYALLYPGDDGGYSLPPGLSDVFSQLPLDLLDNPPLRDCTELRARIALLPPKQRQVLETLAESGRKGHATAIAQAPHDHPLQQLLAAELLTLDKHTADTIVLPEDVYSALHHSVAAAHEEPLACPTPTQRSSPTAIAHLLGGTTAGSPATGLDHFALFLHTLRELITAIDNQPLHALADGGIGQRELRRLATSTGLATDQITIGLEALAALGIIEEALLEDGAWTTTITADVFVTASPAEQWELLIRTWWHSPRSWSGTPHERALALNPHAADSRLVAIRHQLLESLTLWPASLHTAEARDVAALTHWNYPLISTLTGGDAFTDTLQVADVLGLLHSTTLTQVGRSLFTGKLAEAITSHIPPETTSILVQDDYTVLVQGFLAPTHTDTLRRIARVESPGMATLYRITEDSIRHALDTGLTATDIHTFLHDLSVNAVPQALGYLIDDAARRHGALRVAPAVSVVHSDDPTLIRAVMAAPSMRHCGLRSLAPTVAVADVTPRELHSALQQAGFSPILEDHHGGVLALRHHRPRPSADNPYCNPVPTNTPLTTRSLHSQLSPNQVQEIASRLQAAEDNNRNSGPMVTGESIIPALQEAIVSHREVILGFIKGTGIEAQIRILPQGMSGGRLDAIDITTRQPYRFALHKIRSVRIVTDK; encoded by the coding sequence TTGCGAACGCACACCAGCTGGGATGCGTGGCTCGGCTCACTCCCCACAGAAAGCCTCGCCACCCTCCTCCACCTGCGTCCTGATGTCGCCGTTCCCCCACCTACTAGCCTCGTCGTCCTCTCTACTCGGCTCACTCAGCAACGCTCCTACCGGCGCGCATTGAGTAGCCTCAACCGCCCACAGCTCGCCTTTCTCGCAGCAGTAGCGGCCGGAACCCTACGGGCGAATACTGACGATCACGCAGAACTCACCCCCACACTGCCCGGCGCAGCGGATTCCCTTCCGGGTGGTACTAGGGATCTCGTCACCTCTCTACAAAATTACGCACTACTCTATCCTGGTGACGATGGCGGCTATTCACTGCCCCCTGGGCTCTCTGACGTCTTTTCCCAGCTCCCCCTCGATCTGCTGGACAACCCTCCGTTGCGGGACTGTACTGAGTTACGCGCACGCATCGCCCTCCTCCCTCCAAAGCAACGTCAGGTACTGGAAACACTCGCAGAATCCGGTCGGAAAGGCCATGCCACTGCCATCGCACAGGCTCCACACGACCATCCCTTACAACAGCTGCTCGCTGCGGAGCTGCTGACCCTCGACAAGCACACAGCGGACACCATAGTTCTCCCCGAAGATGTCTACTCCGCACTGCATCACTCCGTCGCCGCAGCCCATGAGGAGCCGCTAGCCTGCCCTACCCCCACGCAACGGAGCTCCCCCACAGCAATCGCCCATTTGTTGGGAGGCACTACCGCCGGTTCCCCTGCGACAGGGTTAGACCATTTCGCATTGTTCCTGCACACGCTACGTGAGCTCATCACGGCTATCGATAACCAACCACTGCACGCCCTCGCTGATGGGGGTATTGGGCAACGCGAGCTACGCCGGCTCGCCACCAGTACCGGCCTCGCTACCGACCAGATCACCATCGGTCTAGAGGCGCTCGCTGCTCTCGGCATTATCGAGGAAGCTCTTCTCGAGGACGGTGCGTGGACCACCACCATCACCGCTGACGTATTCGTGACGGCTTCCCCCGCCGAACAATGGGAACTCCTCATCCGTACCTGGTGGCACAGTCCACGGTCATGGAGCGGAACACCCCACGAACGTGCATTAGCACTCAATCCGCATGCCGCGGATAGCCGTCTCGTAGCCATTCGCCACCAGCTGTTGGAGAGTCTCACCCTCTGGCCGGCCTCTCTTCATACAGCGGAAGCTCGTGACGTCGCCGCACTCACACACTGGAACTACCCACTCATTTCCACTCTCACCGGAGGTGATGCTTTCACGGATACGCTACAGGTGGCAGACGTCCTTGGCCTGCTACATTCCACCACCCTCACCCAGGTGGGCCGCTCCCTCTTCACAGGTAAGCTGGCGGAAGCTATCACTTCCCACATCCCTCCGGAAACCACGTCTATCCTGGTGCAGGACGACTACACCGTGCTTGTCCAAGGTTTTCTCGCCCCCACTCACACGGACACACTGAGGCGCATCGCACGAGTGGAATCCCCCGGAATGGCGACCCTCTACCGCATCACTGAAGACAGCATCCGGCACGCCTTGGACACCGGCCTTACCGCCACTGACATTCACACATTCCTTCATGATCTGTCCGTGAATGCAGTACCACAGGCGCTGGGTTATCTCATCGACGATGCCGCCCGCCGCCATGGAGCCCTACGGGTAGCTCCTGCCGTATCCGTGGTGCATTCTGACGATCCCACACTCATCCGTGCCGTCATGGCCGCACCGTCGATGCGCCATTGCGGGCTACGCTCTCTTGCTCCCACGGTGGCAGTTGCCGATGTCACACCGCGTGAACTTCACTCAGCGCTGCAACAGGCTGGTTTCAGCCCTATTCTGGAAGATCACCATGGTGGGGTACTGGCGCTCCGCCACCATCGGCCACGCCCTTCAGCAGATAATCCCTATTGCAACCCAGTTCCTACTAATACTCCCCTTACTACCCGCTCCTTGCACTCCCAGCTTTCCCCAAACCAGGTTCAGGAGATTGCGAGCCGCTTGCAGGCCGCAGAGGACAATAATCGGAACAGTGGACCAATGGTGACGGGCGAGAGCATCATTCCGGCTCTACAGGAGGCTATTGTCAGCCACCGGGAAGTGATCCTGGGGTTCATCAAGGGAACCGGGATAGAAGCGCAGATCCGCATACTCCCCCAGGGAATGTCAGGAGGCAGGTTGGATGCCATAGATATCACCACCCGCCAACCCTACCGTTTCGCATTGCACAAGATCCGTTCGGTCCGCATCGTCACAGACAAGTGA
- a CDS encoding DNA repair helicase XPB encodes MSDGPLIVQSDNTMLLEVDHPLADEVRQAIAPFAELERAPEHIHTYRITPLALWNARAAGHDAEQVVDSLVRYSRYPVPQPLLIAIAETMERYGRLHLVNDPAHGLVLVSTDPAVLAEVIRHRKIRPLLGQSVGPDTVIVHPSERGRLKQELIKVGWPAEDVAGYVDGEAHPIARSQEHVTWEARDYQRWAAEAAWAGGSGVVVLPCGAGKTVVGIETMVRAQKTTLILVNSTVAGRQWKRELLQRTTLTVDEIGEYSGERKEIRPVTIATYQVVTRKTKGVYRSMELFDSRDWGLIIYDEVHLLPAPVFRLTADLQSRRRLGLTATLIREDGREEDVFTLIGPKRFDMPWKDLESQGWIATAECTEVRVTLTEEERMAYATAEREEMYRRCCTAISKDRVVADLVTRHHSEPTLVIGAYLDQLERLSTKLDAPLVQGTTRTAERERLFDAFRRGEISTLVVSKVANFSIDLPEASVAIQVSGTYRSRQEEAQRLGRLLRPKSGGQEAHFYTVVARDTIDATYAAYRQRFLAEQGYGYRIVNANELDSLG; translated from the coding sequence ATGTCCGATGGTCCGCTGATCGTCCAGTCCGACAACACCATGTTGTTAGAAGTCGATCACCCGCTAGCTGACGAGGTGCGCCAGGCTATTGCCCCCTTCGCTGAGCTTGAACGAGCCCCCGAGCATATTCATACCTACCGCATCACTCCGCTCGCACTGTGGAACGCACGGGCAGCTGGACATGATGCAGAGCAGGTTGTGGACTCCTTAGTGCGGTATTCCCGCTATCCAGTGCCGCAACCTCTTCTCATCGCCATTGCGGAGACGATGGAGCGCTATGGCCGCCTCCACCTTGTCAACGACCCTGCCCACGGACTTGTGCTTGTCTCTACCGATCCTGCTGTACTGGCAGAAGTGATACGTCACAGGAAGATTCGTCCTCTTTTGGGGCAGTCGGTAGGTCCCGATACGGTGATAGTTCACCCTTCTGAACGAGGCCGCCTGAAGCAAGAGCTCATTAAAGTGGGGTGGCCGGCAGAGGATGTTGCGGGTTATGTCGACGGTGAAGCACATCCCATCGCACGCAGTCAAGAACACGTCACCTGGGAGGCCCGCGACTACCAGCGCTGGGCGGCAGAGGCTGCTTGGGCGGGTGGTTCCGGGGTAGTCGTACTACCTTGTGGCGCCGGGAAAACTGTGGTGGGTATCGAAACCATGGTGCGCGCCCAAAAGACCACTCTTATTCTGGTGAACTCGACGGTGGCAGGCCGGCAATGGAAGCGGGAACTGCTGCAGCGTACAACCCTTACTGTGGATGAGATTGGCGAGTACTCGGGGGAGCGGAAAGAAATCCGCCCAGTCACTATCGCCACCTACCAGGTGGTGACGCGGAAGACGAAGGGGGTTTACCGGTCAATGGAGTTGTTCGACTCACGGGACTGGGGGCTCATTATTTACGACGAAGTCCACCTGTTGCCCGCACCGGTGTTCCGCCTGACTGCTGATCTTCAATCCCGTCGACGGTTGGGCTTGACGGCCACCTTGATCCGTGAGGATGGCCGCGAAGAGGATGTTTTTACCCTCATCGGCCCAAAGCGTTTTGATATGCCGTGGAAGGATCTGGAATCCCAGGGTTGGATCGCTACAGCTGAATGTACTGAAGTGCGGGTGACGTTGACGGAAGAAGAACGTATGGCCTACGCGACGGCAGAGCGCGAGGAGATGTACCGTCGCTGTTGCACGGCAATTTCTAAGGATAGAGTAGTGGCTGATTTGGTCACCCGTCACCACTCTGAACCTACCCTGGTTATTGGTGCCTACCTGGATCAATTAGAGCGATTGTCGACCAAACTTGATGCTCCACTAGTACAGGGAACAACCCGTACCGCCGAAAGGGAACGTCTTTTCGATGCGTTTCGACGAGGTGAAATCAGTACCCTGGTAGTGAGTAAGGTTGCGAACTTCTCCATTGATCTACCGGAAGCATCGGTTGCAATCCAGGTGTCTGGAACGTACCGGAGCCGGCAGGAAGAGGCCCAACGATTGGGCCGACTGCTTCGCCCAAAGAGCGGTGGTCAGGAGGCTCACTTCTATACTGTTGTTGCCCGTGACACGATCGATGCGACCTATGCCGCGTACCGCCAGCGTTTTTTGGCGGAGCAGGGCTATGGATATCGCATTGTGAATGCGAACGAGCTGGATAGTTTGGGCTAA
- a CDS encoding DUF3239 domain-containing protein, whose amino-acid sequence MPVRIFEFPIDKEHAKKHNELVGDRRRLQVSSLILTIILGVAAYFAYVKGASVFWVSVLCVLAAVSGVVMVWIPTAIGSIDKTFKKSPLVPAIVADTRESGMTLLALVDLSKKPDESTKWALVARDVHDIPGLRKVIGQKVPCVAVTGSEKLGGGHDYWDLATPMPIAWGTTDRTVIAEARRTIPTIEWDTLGKLRTRLKEVREQRNDVLLLEEKDLMV is encoded by the coding sequence ATGCCAGTGCGAATCTTTGAATTCCCCATCGATAAGGAACACGCCAAGAAACACAACGAGTTGGTGGGTGATCGCCGTCGCCTGCAGGTATCGTCTCTTATCTTGACGATCATTCTCGGTGTCGCTGCGTATTTTGCGTATGTAAAGGGCGCAAGCGTGTTTTGGGTGTCGGTATTGTGTGTCCTAGCCGCGGTGTCTGGCGTCGTGATGGTGTGGATTCCAACTGCTATCGGGTCGATTGATAAAACTTTTAAAAAGTCACCGTTGGTTCCTGCCATCGTTGCGGATACACGGGAGAGCGGGATGACGTTATTGGCCTTAGTCGATTTGTCGAAAAAGCCTGATGAGTCCACGAAGTGGGCGTTGGTTGCCCGCGATGTACACGACATTCCTGGACTGCGTAAGGTGATTGGCCAAAAGGTGCCGTGTGTGGCAGTGACGGGCTCGGAAAAGCTGGGGGGCGGCCACGACTATTGGGATTTGGCTACTCCCATGCCGATTGCCTGGGGTACGACGGATCGAACGGTGATTGCTGAGGCCCGACGGACTATTCCTACCATCGAATGGGATACGTTAGGCAAGCTACGCACACGGTTAAAGGAGGTACGGGAGCAGCGTAACGATGTGCTGCTGCTGGAGGAGAAGGATCTCATGGTCTAA
- the murA gene encoding UDP-N-acetylglucosamine 1-carboxyvinyltransferase — translation MNDSFLVTGGTRLSGEVAVSGAKNSVLKLMAAALLAEGTTVLDNCPRIQDVPLMIEVLRGLGCEVTWEEDQGRITITTPAQPSSEANFEAVRQFRASVCVLGPLVSRTGKAIVALPGGDAIGSRPLDMHQSGLEALGAETSISHGCLVAQAGDLHGAHIKLAFPSVGATENIVTAAVLAQGTTVLENAACEPEVVDLCTILQQMGAQIEGVGESTVTVHGVESMHPAHHRVVGDRIVAATWAFAASMTRGDIRVTGINPDYLNVVLMKLQAAGAEITREDDGFRVVQRDRPNAVNFQTLPYPGFPTDLQPMAIGLAAVAEGDSLVTENVFEARFRFVDEMVRLGADAYIDGHHAVIRGVERLSSAPVWSSDIRAGAALVLAALVADGATEIHDVYHIDRGYPDMVAQLQELGGQIERVSIAEEPTR, via the coding sequence GTGAACGATAGTTTTCTCGTAACCGGTGGAACCCGTCTTTCGGGCGAAGTGGCTGTCTCGGGTGCGAAGAACAGCGTGCTGAAATTGATGGCAGCAGCGCTCTTGGCAGAGGGAACCACGGTTCTTGACAACTGTCCACGTATTCAGGATGTGCCTCTCATGATTGAGGTGTTGCGCGGCTTGGGATGTGAGGTGACCTGGGAAGAGGACCAGGGTCGCATCACCATCACCACCCCGGCACAGCCGAGTTCCGAGGCGAATTTTGAGGCAGTTCGGCAGTTCCGTGCCTCTGTCTGTGTGTTGGGTCCGCTAGTGTCGCGGACGGGAAAAGCTATCGTGGCTCTTCCGGGGGGTGATGCTATTGGTTCTCGTCCGCTGGATATGCACCAGTCGGGATTGGAGGCGCTGGGGGCAGAGACCTCGATTTCCCATGGGTGTTTGGTAGCACAGGCGGGTGACTTACACGGGGCGCATATTAAGTTGGCTTTCCCGTCTGTGGGGGCGACGGAGAACATTGTGACGGCGGCAGTGTTGGCGCAGGGGACGACTGTGCTGGAGAATGCTGCGTGCGAACCAGAGGTGGTTGACCTGTGCACCATACTGCAGCAGATGGGTGCCCAGATTGAGGGTGTGGGGGAGAGCACCGTTACCGTGCATGGGGTGGAGTCGATGCACCCGGCACACCATCGTGTGGTAGGGGATCGTATTGTGGCAGCTACGTGGGCGTTTGCTGCATCGATGACGCGTGGGGATATTCGGGTGACGGGGATTAATCCGGACTACCTCAATGTCGTGCTTATGAAGTTGCAGGCGGCGGGGGCAGAGATTACCCGTGAGGACGATGGCTTCCGGGTGGTACAGCGGGATCGTCCTAACGCGGTGAATTTTCAAACGTTGCCGTACCCAGGTTTTCCGACCGACTTGCAGCCTATGGCCATTGGGTTGGCTGCGGTTGCAGAAGGGGACTCGTTGGTGACGGAGAATGTGTTTGAAGCGCGGTTCCGTTTTGTTGATGAGATGGTGCGGTTAGGCGCTGATGCCTACATTGATGGACATCATGCGGTTATTCGTGGGGTGGAGCGGTTGTCTTCTGCGCCTGTGTGGTCATCGGATATTCGGGCAGGCGCTGCGTTGGTGCTGGCTGCGCTGGTGGCTGATGGCGCGACGGAGATCCACGATGTCTACCATATCGACCGCGGCTACCCCGATATGGTGGCCCAATTACAGGAACTGGGTGGGCAAATTGAGCGCGTTTCCATTGCGGAGGAGCCCACAAGGTAA
- a CDS encoding LuxR C-terminal-related transcriptional regulator, whose protein sequence is MTSPEDFLAQQEHDLISAAVHTFHQQSGVSVALGAQVIPPNEIRIIEGCGLRTDAMRNLRIDSGSGVGGRVFSTQRVMGVTDYLRSQSISHELDAYIQEEGIRSLAAAPVVVQRKVRAVLYAGVHAAVRLSDRILEELTHAARSLEQDIAVMDATIVLPEDREHTRVDEIVSASEMLGGMAGTDSVRSGPEWEQIRQAHTRLRVLATRVNDREVQREIEAISDLLITSPRMMHIHLSTREIDVLSCVAMGLTNIEAATEMGVGAETVKSYLRNCMRKLDAHNRYEAVSSARSLGVIP, encoded by the coding sequence GTGACCAGCCCAGAAGATTTCTTAGCTCAACAAGAACATGATCTTATTTCCGCCGCTGTTCACACCTTTCACCAGCAGTCAGGTGTGTCAGTGGCACTCGGCGCACAGGTCATACCCCCAAACGAGATCCGCATCATTGAGGGATGCGGTTTGCGCACGGATGCCATGCGTAATCTCCGAATCGACTCCGGCAGCGGTGTCGGTGGCCGAGTTTTTTCTACCCAGCGCGTTATGGGTGTGACGGACTATCTGCGGTCGCAGTCTATCAGCCATGAACTTGATGCGTATATCCAGGAAGAGGGGATCCGTTCGTTGGCTGCTGCCCCGGTGGTAGTGCAGCGGAAGGTGCGTGCTGTGCTCTACGCAGGTGTGCATGCCGCGGTGCGTCTGTCGGATCGGATCCTGGAAGAGTTGACGCACGCTGCACGCAGTCTGGAGCAGGATATCGCAGTGATGGATGCGACGATTGTCCTTCCGGAAGACCGTGAGCATACCCGGGTTGATGAGATCGTCTCCGCGTCAGAAATGTTGGGGGGTATGGCCGGCACAGATTCGGTCCGGTCAGGTCCGGAGTGGGAACAGATTCGGCAAGCTCATACCCGCCTACGGGTGCTGGCAACGCGGGTAAATGACCGGGAGGTTCAGCGGGAGATTGAAGCGATTTCCGATCTTCTCATTACGTCCCCTCGGATGATGCATATTCACCTCTCGACGCGCGAGATTGACGTGCTGTCTTGTGTGGCTATGGGGCTGACGAATATTGAGGCTGCGACGGAAATGGGAGTGGGTGCTGAGACGGTGAAGTCCTACTTGCGCAATTGCATGCGCAAGCTGGATGCCCATAACCGTTATGAGGCAGTCAGTTCCGCTCGTTCGTTGGGTGTTATTCCGTAG
- a CDS encoding CobW family GTP-binding protein, translating to MDIPSTNASTSASATSPRVPVFVLAGFLGSGKTTLLNHLLQDDHGIKLAVIVNDFGTIPVDAMLVAGQVDSLVSMANGCLCCESSDEELDAALDQLAHTPGVEGIIIEASGLAEPQVLMSMVATATTVTEVAVGGLIEVIDAGEVLDTVRQHPAVVKRLHNADLIVLNKADRVEPAELQQVRQLLAEAAPAVMTVTTAYGRVDARVLFDRPQAAPQNFAELVAEHRDQYAEHSHHEHDHHADHAHSGHGDYEHCHDDGHDHHESCDCSEHHHGHDHHDHHHLHDSYRTVSLSLHAPLHPARFMDFVRNGAGGAYRVKGFLQLAGPREPESFVFEKTGQHIALQRWFPQGSANMTPATAAPTGTAPADSAPADVMLADPMSADTALSGSEESAQSGLVFIGVELDESAIAEVCAACVWEGTEADPVSEGELWAFYPYLEDVAADPEDYWWEDWEGESAAGEVYLVEPEDDPTFLP from the coding sequence GTGGATATTCCTAGCACGAATGCTTCTACCAGTGCTTCCGCTACCTCACCGCGGGTACCGGTGTTTGTTCTTGCTGGCTTTCTGGGGTCTGGAAAGACCACCCTTCTTAACCACCTTCTGCAGGATGACCACGGTATTAAACTCGCTGTGATCGTCAACGATTTCGGCACAATTCCAGTTGACGCGATGCTGGTCGCGGGGCAAGTAGATTCTCTCGTTTCGATGGCTAATGGTTGCCTCTGTTGTGAGTCCTCCGATGAGGAGCTGGATGCGGCACTCGACCAGCTGGCCCACACTCCCGGAGTGGAAGGCATCATCATTGAGGCATCCGGTCTTGCCGAGCCGCAAGTGCTGATGTCCATGGTGGCGACGGCTACAACTGTCACCGAGGTGGCCGTCGGCGGACTTATCGAGGTTATCGATGCGGGGGAAGTGCTAGATACTGTGCGGCAGCATCCCGCGGTGGTGAAGCGCCTCCATAATGCGGATCTGATCGTTCTGAATAAGGCTGATCGTGTAGAGCCGGCGGAGCTCCAGCAGGTGCGTCAGCTTTTAGCGGAGGCAGCGCCCGCAGTGATGACGGTGACGACTGCCTATGGGCGGGTAGATGCGCGCGTGCTATTTGACCGCCCGCAGGCGGCCCCGCAGAATTTTGCTGAGCTGGTGGCAGAGCACCGGGATCAGTACGCCGAACACAGCCATCACGAACACGATCATCACGCGGATCACGCTCACAGTGGTCACGGCGACTATGAGCACTGTCATGATGATGGCCACGACCATCACGAGAGCTGCGACTGTTCCGAGCATCACCATGGCCACGACCATCATGACCATCACCATCTGCATGACAGCTACCGCACGGTCTCGCTGTCCTTGCACGCACCGCTGCACCCAGCTCGGTTTATGGACTTCGTCAGAAATGGTGCTGGCGGTGCTTACCGGGTGAAAGGTTTCCTGCAGTTGGCTGGACCGCGGGAGCCAGAGTCTTTTGTTTTTGAAAAGACGGGACAGCATATTGCGCTGCAGCGTTGGTTCCCCCAGGGTAGTGCGAACATGACACCGGCCACTGCTGCACCAACTGGTACTGCACCTGCGGATAGTGCACCGGCCGATGTGATGCTGGCAGATCCCATGTCAGCTGATACGGCGTTGTCGGGAAGCGAGGAATCGGCACAGTCTGGTCTCGTCTTCATTGGGGTGGAGCTTGATGAGTCAGCTATTGCCGAGGTGTGTGCGGCATGCGTGTGGGAGGGGACTGAGGCGGACCCAGTAAGCGAGGGCGAGTTGTGGGCGTTTTACCCTTATCTGGAGGACGTCGCGGCGGATCCGGAGGATTACTGGTGGGAAGACTGGGAAGGAGAGTCCGCTGCCGGAGAGGTCTACTTGGTGGAGCCAGAGGACGATCCGACGTTCTTACCGTAG